Sequence from the Methanococcoides methylutens genome:
GAGCTTGAAAAGCTTTCAGATGATGCTGTTGTTTACAGGGCTGTAGGAGACCTTCAGATCCAGTCCACCAAGGAAGAGACCGTAACAAAGCTCAAAGAGAGACTTGATACACTTTCATTGAGACTTCAGTCACTATCCCGTCAGGAAGAGCGCATCTCAAAGCGTTTTACCCAGCTCCAGGAACAACTTCAGCAGGCAATGGGTACGCAGGGACAGTAATCCTTGTAAACCCACCGATTATCTTTTCAAAGAATCGATGTTCTTTGGGAAAGATGAGAGGTAGAAATGCAGGTTGATGAAGTTGGCTTTTACAATCGACTTCTGGATTATCACAACATCTTATATCTATGCCATCGCAATGCCGATCCCGATGCTATAAGTAGTGCATTTGCACTCTCTGAAGCAATAGGGGGGACCGTAGGTCTGGTAGATGGTAGCAACAGAGTTGCATCCCTTCTTGTTGATAAGCTGGATATCGATGTAGTAGAAAGTCCAAATCCAGAAGATTATGATCTGGTAGTGGTAGTAGATACATCTACCAGCGCACAGCTAAATGATATCAAACTTTCTAATTACTGCGTGATAGATCATCATGCAACTACTGCACTTACGGAAAATGCTGCTTTTTACCTTCACCGCAATGCAACATCTGTGGCGGAGATCGTCTACGATGTACTAACCTGCATGGGTGCTCCTATCATGCATCGACTTGCATTGGGCCTGATGGCAGGGATCGTTACGGATACCGGTCATTTCAAGCATGCTACAAGCAAGACCTTCAAGACATTTGGTGAGATAATCGAGTCAAGTGGTGTGGAGTATGCAGAAGTGCTTGACCTGATGGCTTCAACTCCTCAGGATGTCTCAATGAGGATCGCAATGCTCAAGTCTGCTTCACGTGCAAGTATAGAACGTATCAATGACTGGCTTGTGGTAACGTCTAATGTAAGTTCCTTTGGCGGCTCTGCATCATCCATGCTGATCAATATTGGCGGGGATGTTGCTTTTGTTGGTACTGCCCGTGGCGATAACATTAGGGTTAGTGGTCGTGCAAAACGTGATGCTGTAAATGCAGGGGTAAATCTTGGAAAGATCATGGAAGAGATCAGCGGTCACTATGAAGGTACCGGTGGAGGCCATGCAGGTGCAGCAGGCATCGATGTCATTGCCGATATGGACACTGTTCTTTTCGAATGTGTCGAGTCGGTTAGAGAAATTTTGAAGGATAAGAAAAACCCGTTGAGTTTATAAGTGGTTATGACGAATCCTCATCAATATTAATCAACAATAGCGTGATAAATATGATAGAATACTGGAATCCACAGATCGAGAGAATGCCTGTTGATGAGTTAAAAAAAGTACAGGAACAGAAGTTGTGCCAGCTCGTAAAATATGTTTATGAGCATTCTCCTTTTTACAAAAAGAGATTCGATGATGCGGGTGTAAAACCTGAGGACATAAAGACACTGAATGATGTTACAAAGCTACCATTCACATTCAAGAAAGACCTGAGGGATACCTATCCGACAGGTATGTTCTGTGTTCCTAACAACAAGCTTGTACGTTTCCATGTTTCATCAGGGACTACGGGTAAGCCTACTGTGGTCGGTTACACTGATAATGACATTAAAGCATGGTCAACTTCCCTTGCACGTGCCTTGACATCCATTGGTGTAGGAAGAGATGATGTCATGCAGATAGGTTATGGCTATGGTCTTTTCACAGGTGGCCTTGGTATGCACTATGGTGCAGAGGAAGCCGGATGTACTGTTCTTCCGACAAGCTCTGGAAATACTGACAGGCAGATCGAACTTATGCAGGATCTTGGGTCCACTGTCATTGCCTGCACTCCATCATACCTTTTGTTCATGATCGAGGCTGCAAGGGATGCCGGCATCAGCTTCCAGAATGATACAAAGCTTCGTCTAGGTGTACTGGGTGCCGAGCCATGGTCAGAAGAGATGCGCAAAAGGATCGAGGATTCCACAGGCATCAAGGCCTATGATATATTCGGAACGTCCGAACTTAGTGGTCCTCTTTTCACTGAATGTCAGTCTCAGAATGGTATCCACATATGGGCAGACCAGTTCCTTGTAGAGGTCATCAACCCTGATACCGGTGAACCTGTGGCAAATGGTGAACGCGGTGAGCTTGTGATCACAACACTTGTGAAGGAAGCATTGCCGCTTATCAGATACCGGATCGGTGACATAACTGTTCTGAACTGGGATGAATGTGAATGTGGTCGTACACATCCACGTATCATGCGTGTACTGGGTCGTGCTGATGACATGCTTATCGTTCGTGGCATCAATGTCTTCCCGGGACAGGTAGAATCCGTTCTGATGGACATCCCTGAGGTTGGCGAGCACTTCATGATCATCGTTGACAGGGTCAATGAACTGGATATCATGAAAGTGCAGATCGAAATGAATGACGCTGCTTTCAGCGACAAGGTCACTGATATAATAGACCTTGAAAAGAAGGTAGGTGCAGCTCTTAAAGGCGTGCTGAACCTTGCTGTCAAAGTGGAGCTTGTCGAGCATGGGTCATTGCCACGTTCAATGGGCAAGGCAAAGAAAGTTATCGATAACAGAAAGATATAAAACTTTAGAAGGAGTCATTCTAATAGAACTTAAGGGGTTGATCTCATGGAAGAGAAAATGATCAAACAGATCTCATTATTTGCAGAGAACAAGCCGGGAAGGCTTGCAAACATTGCTGAGAAATTTAAGGAATCCGGCATCAACATTCGCGCTTTTACTATTGCCGAAGCCGGAGACTTCGGTATAATTAGGATGGTTGTAGATAATCCCGATTCAGCTCATAAAGTGCTCCATGATGCAGGATTCACTGTGTCCGAGACAAATGTTCTTGGTGTTGAAATGGAGGATGTACCCGGGCAGCTCGCCATGATCGCAGATGTTCTCAGTGAAAAGGACATCAACATCGATTATGCTTATGCCTTTGTCACAAAGACCGAAAAAGCATTCCTTATCATACGCGTAAATGATATCAGGGGTGCTGTCAAGGCTCTTGATGACGCAAAAGTCCGTCTGCTCGATATGGGCGACGTGCATGATATTTAAGTGGATTAAGGCACCGAACGGTGCATATCCCTTTTATTTCTTTTTTTCTTTCAGTTCACTCTAACTTACTTTTTCCCCATCTATTTATTCTTGACTTATATATGTCAGTAATGTTTTTATATCAGCTTTTCAAATTTCGTGCATGGAAGATAATTCGATTAAAAATTGGGAAGCATCGTTAAAAGGGAAACTTCATGGTGCTCATTCCACTGTTATAGGTGAACGTCAGGGGAAAAAGATCCTCGGTATCATAAGCCAGCACGAAGAGGTAAAAAGCATTATTCCATCCGTTATAACTGTCAAAGGAAAGAGCTCACCTGGGGGGAATCTTGCTGCAAAGGTCCTGCGTCCTGATGAAAGGGGTAACCTGCGCATGCTTTTGTCCCACGGTACTTCCTCACAGGAAATAAGGATCGTTACGACAGTTGCTACTCACGATGAAGGTGAGCGTGTGATGGAAGAGCTTAACGCCATGCTTTTTGATATCTAATATTTCAAGGTGTTAATAATGTTCATCGGGGTTGATCACGGTACCAATGCAATGCGTTTTGCCGGGGTCGGTAAAGGCGATGTAAAAACTTTTGAACTCCCGCGTTCAGAAGTAGCAAGTATGTCCGGACCGGAGATCCTTGATTCGTTCACTTCCAATCTGGGTGTTGATATTTCGGATATTGAACTTGCTGCTGTTACCTATTCTATGGGTGATGGCATAGCTGCCATTGAAGACCTTAAGGATGTATCATCCCGAGGAGTTATCAGTATTGAGGGTGTCGGCAAAAAGACCGGTGCAGGTACTCGTATTTTTGATGCTATCAAGGAGTCCGTAATACCTGCAGTGTTGATTCCCGGTATTCATTCTAAAAGCAACACTGACCCCCGCATGAACGTTTTTTCACATTCAACGAGCCCGGAAAAGATCGGGATCGCATACAATGCTTACTGTAGAGGCGTGGATGATTTTGTAGTTTCTGATATCAGTTCCAATACTGTGACCGTAGGTGTCTGTGGAGGAAAGCTTGTAGGTGCGATCGATGCCTGCATATTTGCTCCGGGAACTCAACATGGACCCCTTGACCTTGAAGCTATCAGGGATGTCGATGCAGGCAAATGCAGTGCAAATGATGCTTTCATGAATGCCGGTGTATTGAGCCGTAGCCCCTATTCAAGTGTTAATGAGCTTCTCGAGGCTCTGAAGGGCAAAGAGGACGAGGCTGTACTTGCAATGGACCGTATTTCACTTTTTGCAGCCATGGAGATCGCTGCAATGCAGGTCCTGATGGAGGACCATGGGGCAAGAGGTGAGGTTTTCCTTGCTGGTTCCATGGGTGAAGAGGATCATGTCGTAGGCCGGATCGGAAGGCATATGGGCGTTACACCTGCTGTACTTGGCAAATGGAGTGCTTCTATTGGCTGTGCAGAGATCGCCCGTGATATTGCCGGTGGTGCAGGTCGCATACTCGGACTTGATGTTAATTTTAGTTTCTGATCTTGATCTTAGTAAAGTTCAGGTCTCCGGTCATCAAAGACTGGTATTGCTTTTCTTGTATCTTTCATCATTTCAGGATCGATCTCGTGAATGATGAAGCATTCTTTATCTTTTGCATCTGCCAGAACGTTTCCAAGGGGGTCAAGGATCATGCTGGCTCCAAAGAACGTAGAGCTGGGGTCTGCACCAGTTCTGTTGCAGGCAATATGATATATCTGGTTCTCAACAGAACGTGCTGTGGCAAGTGACCTCCACTGGTATTCTCTTGGGTTTGGGAATTCTGCAATGGTTACAAGTATATCAGAACCGTCGATCGCTAACTTCCGTGCAATTTCCGGAAAACGCATCTCATAGCAAATTTCCAGTCCGATGGTAAGGTCATAGCTTTTAAGGTTGATCGGTTCTATCTGGTCGCCGGGTGTAAAATAGTTCTTTTCCTTTCCGAATGGATGTGTTTTGGTGTATGTTCCTGCAATATCGCCATTCTCGATACAGAAACCCATATTCGTGAAGTTGTTTTTTCCCCGTCCTTCTCTCCTTTTTCCTTTTAAATCAATTTCTCCTTCTCCTTCTCCTCCTTCTCTTTCCCTTTTTTCACTTTCTTGTACTTCTTCATTGTTGTGTTTCTGTATTATGGATCCGATCATAACACAGGAGTTCTGCTTTGAGAAATCTCTCAGCTGTTCGATGGTAGGGAAGGGTTCTGATTCTCCTGAGTTGTCAAGTTCTTCGTAGCAGAATCCGGTAGAGAAAACTTCAGGAAGGACTATGAGCTCTGCACCATGTGATATTGCATTTTCAGACAGCATGAGTGCTTTGTTGATGTTGTCCTGTTTTTTGCAATGGGAAATGTCCATCTGGATGGCTGCGGCTTTTATAGGTTTCACTTGATATCCTCTCTTACTTTTAGACTGATTCTCTTGCTCTCTGTATATATCAATTTGTTCTGTAACGTTACATTAATATGGAACTACTTTCTTTTACAGCCCAAATTAAGCTAAATAAATTCTAATGAGGCTATTATTGTGAGTGATGAACTTTTTGATCTGCAGATTGGTTATGTCAAATTCAGCAACCCTATAGCTCTTGCACCAATGGCAGGTGTTACTAACAGTGAATTTGCAAACAATTATGCAAAGAATGCCGGTCTTGCTGTGATCGGCGGCTATAATCTGGATGGGGACACTAATATAGCGGCTAAGGCGCTTGTTGAGAACGGTCGGGATGAGTTCATAACCGATACTCCACTGGAATTTTTGGAAAATGAGGCTAAAGCTATCAATATTGACGGTGCTGTAGCCTTCAATGTAAGAAGTACGACTCTCGAACCATTGCTCAAAGCTGCTGAGATCATAAAAAATGCCGGTGGGATCCTTGAGCTGGATGCTCATTGCAGGCAGGATGAAATGGTATCCATCGGTGTTGGTGAAGCATTGATGAAGGACATGCCAAGGCTTGCAGACTGGATCTCTAAGATCAAGGAAACGGGTGTTGTTCTTTCTGTAAAGGTAAGGGCAAATGTGGTCGACGATATTGCTCTTGCAAGGACCATTGAAAATGCTGGTGCCGATATACTTCATCTGGATGCTATGATGGAAGGTGCAGGTGCGGATCTTGGTGCTATATTGCGTGTACGTGATTCTACAAGGATGTTCCTCATAGGAAACAATTCTATTCTTGATTTTAATGATGCTAAAGAGATGTTCTCAAAAGGTGCTGACATGGTCTCTGTCTCAAGAGGCGTGCTTCAGGACGCGCATCTTATTGATCATCTTGTTGAGGAAGTTACCCTGCTTCAGGAGCAGATGGGCTGGTACAATTCACCCAAGCATGTTTGCCGTGGCGAAGGGGACCTTCGGGGACTTGCATTCTGTTGTTTGCCTGTTAAGCCGTGTGCTGTTCATAACAAGGCAGGACAGCTTGGATACAGTCCTAAGGAATTTGCCAATGTCAAGATGGAATTTGCAAAAGGCACCCCTCTTGAGTTCGGGGATAGTACCTGTTTTGGCAGTCTTGTTTGGTGTTGTAAAATCTCAAAACCCTGTTATTTAAGGGATGGAGTTCTTGATTTGCTTGATCTTTCTGCATCAGATTACATGAAACTGAAGAAAGACCTTGCAACTTATATATTAGATAATGCTAAAAAACCTGTGAATGAATCTTAATTATCAAGGTACAACATCCAATGGACTGAGCTGCAGCGGGAAGTCTGTAGCATCATATATTGCGCGTTGTGCCCAACTTGCAATGATCCTGGAGGTCTCAGCTTCTCCCAAGCCGGGAAACATAGACCGTCATCATGATTACGATGACACCAGGTATGAGCATTTTCTTGCATCTGCTGTAAGCATCTCTCCTGTAATTGAAGATGCGACCAGGGGATGCACAGGTATTGGTGAGAGCTTAAAGGATGCTGTTTGCCAGAGCAATTCCTGGCAGGCTGGCGGTAACACACATTTTGGTGCATTTCTTCTCCTTATACCGCTTTCCATGGCTGCAGGGGAACTTCTGGAAAAGGATGGTTCTTTCGATGTGGATCAGCTTATCAGTCGCGCCCATGAGATCGTAATGTCAACGGGCACAGAGGATGCCCTGGATTTCTACAAATGTTTCAGTTCCGCGGGCGTGCGAGTGAATGATGTAGATGAGTTCGACCTTCAGGATGAAGGGTCCCTGGGCTCATTGGAGGAAAAAGGAGTTACATTATACGACCTGATGGTGATATCACAGGGGTATGACCAGATCGCGAATG
This genomic interval carries:
- a CDS encoding prefoldin subunit beta, translating into MSSEIPPQVQNQLAQLQQVQQQAQSLAMQKNQMASMQKESEMALEELEKLSDDAVVYRAVGDLQIQSTKEETVTKLKERLDTLSLRLQSLSRQEERISKRFTQLQEQLQQAMGTQGQ
- a CDS encoding DHH family phosphoesterase; this translates as MQVDEVGFYNRLLDYHNILYLCHRNADPDAISSAFALSEAIGGTVGLVDGSNRVASLLVDKLDIDVVESPNPEDYDLVVVVDTSTSAQLNDIKLSNYCVIDHHATTALTENAAFYLHRNATSVAEIVYDVLTCMGAPIMHRLALGLMAGIVTDTGHFKHATSKTFKTFGEIIESSGVEYAEVLDLMASTPQDVSMRIAMLKSASRASIERINDWLVVTSNVSSFGGSASSMLINIGGDVAFVGTARGDNIRVSGRAKRDAVNAGVNLGKIMEEISGHYEGTGGGHAGAAGIDVIADMDTVLFECVESVREILKDKKNPLSL
- a CDS encoding phenylacetate--CoA ligase family protein, with protein sequence MIEYWNPQIERMPVDELKKVQEQKLCQLVKYVYEHSPFYKKRFDDAGVKPEDIKTLNDVTKLPFTFKKDLRDTYPTGMFCVPNNKLVRFHVSSGTTGKPTVVGYTDNDIKAWSTSLARALTSIGVGRDDVMQIGYGYGLFTGGLGMHYGAEEAGCTVLPTSSGNTDRQIELMQDLGSTVIACTPSYLLFMIEAARDAGISFQNDTKLRLGVLGAEPWSEEMRKRIEDSTGIKAYDIFGTSELSGPLFTECQSQNGIHIWADQFLVEVINPDTGEPVANGERGELVITTLVKEALPLIRYRIGDITVLNWDECECGRTHPRIMRVLGRADDMLIVRGINVFPGQVESVLMDIPEVGEHFMIIVDRVNELDIMKVQIEMNDAAFSDKVTDIIDLEKKVGAALKGVLNLAVKVELVEHGSLPRSMGKAKKVIDNRKI
- a CDS encoding ACT domain-containing protein, which codes for MEEKMIKQISLFAENKPGRLANIAEKFKESGINIRAFTIAEAGDFGIIRMVVDNPDSAHKVLHDAGFTVSETNVLGVEMEDVPGQLAMIADVLSEKDINIDYAYAFVTKTEKAFLIIRVNDIRGAVKALDDAKVRLLDMGDVHDI
- a CDS encoding DUF2103 domain-containing protein codes for the protein MEDNSIKNWEASLKGKLHGAHSTVIGERQGKKILGIISQHEEVKSIIPSVITVKGKSSPGGNLAAKVLRPDERGNLRMLLSHGTSSQEIRIVTTVATHDEGERVMEELNAMLFDI
- a CDS encoding methanogenesis marker 12 protein is translated as MFIGVDHGTNAMRFAGVGKGDVKTFELPRSEVASMSGPEILDSFTSNLGVDISDIELAAVTYSMGDGIAAIEDLKDVSSRGVISIEGVGKKTGAGTRIFDAIKESVIPAVLIPGIHSKSNTDPRMNVFSHSTSPEKIGIAYNAYCRGVDDFVVSDISSNTVTVGVCGGKLVGAIDACIFAPGTQHGPLDLEAIRDVDAGKCSANDAFMNAGVLSRSPYSSVNELLEALKGKEDEAVLAMDRISLFAAMEIAAMQVLMEDHGARGEVFLAGSMGEEDHVVGRIGRHMGVTPAVLGKWSASIGCAEIARDIAGGAGRILGLDVNFSF
- a CDS encoding nitrilase-related carbon-nitrogen hydrolase, with the translated sequence MKAAAIQMDISHCKKQDNINKALMLSENAISHGAELIVLPEVFSTGFCYEELDNSGESEPFPTIEQLRDFSKQNSCVMIGSIIQKHNNEEVQESEKREREGGEGEGEIDLKGKRREGRGKNNFTNMGFCIENGDIAGTYTKTHPFGKEKNYFTPGDQIEPINLKSYDLTIGLEICYEMRFPEIARKLAIDGSDILVTIAEFPNPREYQWRSLATARSVENQIYHIACNRTGADPSSTFFGASMILDPLGNVLADAKDKECFIIHEIDPEMMKDTRKAIPVFDDRRPELY
- a CDS encoding methanogenesis marker 9 domain-containing protein: MSDELFDLQIGYVKFSNPIALAPMAGVTNSEFANNYAKNAGLAVIGGYNLDGDTNIAAKALVENGRDEFITDTPLEFLENEAKAINIDGAVAFNVRSTTLEPLLKAAEIIKNAGGILELDAHCRQDEMVSIGVGEALMKDMPRLADWISKIKETGVVLSVKVRANVVDDIALARTIENAGADILHLDAMMEGAGADLGAILRVRDSTRMFLIGNNSILDFNDAKEMFSKGADMVSVSRGVLQDAHLIDHLVEEVTLLQEQMGWYNSPKHVCRGEGDLRGLAFCCLPVKPCAVHNKAGQLGYSPKEFANVKMEFAKGTPLEFGDSTCFGSLVWCCKISKPCYLRDGVLDLLDLSASDYMKLKKDLATYILDNAKKPVNES
- a CDS encoding triphosphoribosyl-dephospho-CoA synthase, with the translated sequence MNLNYQGTTSNGLSCSGKSVASYIARCAQLAMILEVSASPKPGNIDRHHDYDDTRYEHFLASAVSISPVIEDATRGCTGIGESLKDAVCQSNSWQAGGNTHFGAFLLLIPLSMAAGELLEKDGSFDVDQLISRAHEIVMSTGTEDALDFYKCFSSAGVRVNDVDEFDLQDEGSLGSLEEKGVTLYDLMVISQGYDQIANEWVNGFKTCAYCAQTITRLMTAQDGEFSIPDINQAIVYTFLKLLSETPDTFIQTKTNIETAENVSMQAKYIISKIENNDYKMSLFWGDIETFDEDLLDCRLNPGSTADMVIAGIFIALLGGLRF